The sequence AAAAAATGGGATTTATTTGATTCACCCAATtagtttatgaaattttattaatatattttgttgCCATTCTCATCGTACATTATATTGGGATATTTTCATGTTTGGATATTTAATTTTATATCATCGATTTTCATGTTGAGACTTTTCTATATTTTTCAGCAGATTTAACATGGACATTGAAGACCATCTTGCACTCTTAATAATCATTCATTGGTACGTTGATCGATTTCGATCCAATAAAATGCCAAGAATTAAAGACAATACATCATCTCTATCTGGTGCAAAATACACTTTAGAATTATTGCGTGGCTCAAATACACAATGCATAGAGTTGATGCGGATGTCTCGTGATGCATTTGTTCGTTTATGCGATCATTTTAAGCAGAAGCAATGGATCAAAGATAGTAAACACATAACATTCTTGACCATCATAGCACATAATGAACGTTTTGTTGTTGTCAAGAGAAGATTTCAACACTCTTCACATACTATTCACAAGTATTTtcatgaagttcttgaagcaatgaTGGAGTTTGCAAAAGAGATGATAATGCCCACAACATTTGATCCTAATCCCGATGTTCCTGGTAGTCATAAAAGTATAcgtaaaatatttaaggtaatataTATTTATCTAATGTAATTACAAACTACCAAAATATTATAATTAGAGTTTTAAGTttttttgtttctttatttttttagggAGCAGTTGGAGCTTTTGATGGGACATTAGTACATGCTATTATCCCACTTGATCAACAAATTGCTTATAGAGGAAGAGGAAAGGGAAAATGTTATCAAAATGTTTTGGCAATATGTGACTTCAACATGATTTTAACATATGTATATGCATGATGGGAAGGAGTGGCCCATGATTCACGAGTTCTAAGAGAAATATTATCTAATCCAGATAATTATTTTCCATTCCCTCCTCCAAGTATGTAATTGAAACTCATTGAAATTAGATTTTAGCTTTATGTTTTgactaattatttttttttttttgtaatttcagATAAATATTATCTATCCAAGTACTCGAGGAATTCTAACGCCATATCGTAATGTTCGATATTGGTTAGGAGATTATCATCGTAGGCGTGCTACAACTAAAGAAGAAAAATTTAATCATGCCCATGCACGAATCAGAAATGTTATTGAACGAGCTTTTGGAGTTTTAAAAGCAAGATTCCCAATATTGGACAAAATGGCTCCGTATGAGTTTAATGTTCAAAGAGATGTTGTTATTGCTTGTTTTGCAGTTCATAATTTCATTAGAAAGGAGCGTATTAACGATGATCTATTCAATCATTTTGACACTGCTCAAATAATATTCGACGAAGAACAACAAGAAGAAAATCCGGAAGAAGCACATAGAACTAATTGGACAACTGAAGATGTCCAGTTTATTAGAAAATTTGAAGAACGACGTTGCGCTTCAACTTATGCATAGAAGAACCAATAAttgaaaatttaatattttaactatttataaataatattattaggaGTGTTTTTAATTCTTCTCAAAATAACTTGCATTACATGTTGATCATTTCAATAattgaattttattattatttttttggtgttattatttaatatagtcattttttaaagaaaaaaatataattaagATACATTAGATTTTTAAAAAACAAACGGTCTTAATAAATCTCTATTCAGATTCAGATATCACATCTTAATATTTAGATGTGTATTCAGATTCAGACATcttaatcttaaaaaaaaaaacaaatgtacCCTAAGCAAAATTAATCTCAGACTATCAAATTTTTGTGTTAAGTAGTCGAGCAAGGTTTCTAGATTATAAAACAAAACAAATAAGTGACAAGCTTTCTCTCCCGCTCAAACACCAAAACAAGCTTCTTGCTTCCTTTCCTCTCTCATCTACATCAAACTTCAACACTTGATTTCAAGTTTTCAACTGTATATTTCCCAAGTTGTCGACGCTGATTATCCtaaatataattgtaattgaattaTTTTGATTTCGATACTTTAAAATTGTTAAATTGAGATTGATTAAAACTAATTTTACTGGAACTATTGAAGTTTCTCTCTCTTCGTTTTCTCTCGTGGCGCATGATACGCTAGATCTATCTAACGTACGCCGCTTTCCGTTTTGGAGGAAGAATGGAGATTCAAGGGAAAGTTTGCACACCACAATCAAGTACGGTAGGAGAAGCATCTTTGAGTACGGATTCAACTGCGTTAAGAGGCCCAATTCTAGCTGGGGAAAGGAAATCAGATCGCCAGTATGTGGAGGTCTTACGGGGGAATCGAGCTTCATCTGGGGTTGTCGAGCTAAAGTACGTTCATCCGATGGAGAAGGACGGTAAGAGGTTTGTAAAATTGGATCCAGCTGTGGTTACACGTGAAGAGGAGAAGTGGCGAAATGCTGTTGTACTCTCAGTGATTGGTGGTAGCCCATCAATTCAAATGATGCTTAATTTTATGAAGAGCAGATGGGGAAAATTTGGGTTTCTATCGATTCACCAATTGAAGCGGCGAATATTTTTGGTAAATTTTGTTGATGCTGAAGGAAAGTTCAAGGTTCTGGCAGGAGGGCCTGTCATGTTCAACAAAAAACCTGTGATGCTCAAAGAGTGGTCTGCGTCATTGGATCTGTCGAAGGAGGTAATTACTCATTTACCGATTTGGGTTCACTTTCCTTCTCTTCCTGCTCAGTTTTGGGCAGAGGAAAGCGTTGCGATAATAGGTAGCAGTTGTGGTAAGCCATTAATGTTGGATCAATATACTATTAATAAGACAAAGATGGGGTATGCTAGTATACTTGTTGAAATGGATGTTCATGGAGTTTTTCCTGCTGAGGTGGTTATTGATGATGGGAAGGGTGGTCTTCACAATCAGGTTATTGAATATGAGTGGAAACCTGTTATTTGTACGCATTGCAGATTGATGGGCCATGAAGTGGCTCGATGTCGTTTCTTGAAGAGGTTGGGAAAACAAATGGTGGCATCAAGTAGTTCCCTAACTATTGATCCAATTGTAGTTGAGGAATCTCTTCCGGTTCATCAACAAGAGTTAGAGGTGCATCAATCATTACATGATCAGGTTCAAAAGGAAGGAGGGAGTCTCCCTGAAATGCTGGAATCAGAATCAGCAGTAGTGAT is a genomic window of Rutidosis leptorrhynchoides isolate AG116_Rl617_1_P2 unplaced genomic scaffold, CSIRO_AGI_Rlap_v1 contig65, whole genome shotgun sequence containing:
- the LOC139884978 gene encoding uncharacterized protein; the encoded protein is MDIEDHLALLIIIHWYVDRFRSNKMPRIKDNTSSLSGAKYTLELLRGSNTQCIELMRMSRDAFVRLCDHFKQKQWIKDSKHITFLTIIAHNERFVVVKRRFQHSSHTIHKYFHEVLEAMMEFAKEMIMPTTFDPNPDVPGSHKSIRKIFKGAVGAFDGTLVHAIIPLDQQIAYRGRGKGKCYQNVLAICDFNMILTYINIIYPSTRGILTPYRNVRYWLGDYHRRRATTKEEKFNHAHARIRNVIERAFGVLKARFPILDKMAPYEFNVQRDVVIACFAVHNFIRKERINDDLFNHFDTAQIIFDEEQQEENPEEAHRTNWTTEDVQFIRKFEERRCASTYA